The window CTTGCTGTGCGCGTCACCCTCGGGGTTCTGCACGCCGATATCCACCTCGTTGAACAAGCCCAGGTCATACAGACGGCGCTGGGTGTCCAGCATGTCCGACAGCGAGAGCGGGCTGCCCGCATGAATCTGGACCTGGCGGTTTACGGTCTCCGGACGGGTGTAGCGAAGACCGCTGACAATCACCCGATCGAAGAAGAACCGCGGGCCCTCGTGGATGTCGAGCGTGACGTTCACGCGCGTGGCATCCGTAGGTTCGGCCTGTGATGCAATTTCCAGCGTCGCCTCCGGAAACCCGCGATTGAAGTAGAAGTTGCGCAGCAACTCGCGGTCGCTCACCACGTTCACTTCAGAGAACGGCTGACCTTCAATGATGGAAATCATCGACCGAATCTGCTCTTCGCTCACCGCCTGGTTGCCGCGGACGGTCAAGGACGCCACGCGCGTCTGCGGTCCCTCCTCGATGGTCAGAACAACACGGAGGCGGCCGCCTTCCATCTGCTCGACCTTGCTGGAGGCCTGCACGCCGGCAAATCCGTTGGAGATATAGAGGGTGCGGATCGCTTCCAGGTCGCTGGCCAGAATCGCCTGGCTGAAACGCCCGTGGGAGAGGAGCCACGCCGCTTCATGCATCCACATGCGCTCGCGGATGATTTCGTCGTCAAAGTAGTGGTTGCCCTGGATGGCAATCTCCACCAGCTTGTGACGGTCGCCACGTTCCACCTGATAGACAATGCTGCGCCGACCCGCTGCGGGATCGTCCTGTTTGCTATAACCGACGGTGGCGTCGAAGTAGCCGCGCGTCTGCATGTGGTCGCGCAGGTTACGACGGCCTTCGTTCAGCAGGTCATCATCGACTGTATTCTCCTCGTATACAGGAATGAGGCGGCGTATCTCGGCGGAGCTGGGATGTGCGCCTTGAACCTTGATTTCCACTTCCGGCCCCCGGCGAATCTCGAATACGAAATCGACCGTGTTGTCCGCCTCGCGGCGGATGCGCTCTTTGAGGGCGACTTCGGCTTCCAGCCTGTTCTGCTTCTGGTACACCTTGCGCAGCCGCTCCAGCGCTCGAGTGACACGCTTCTGCGTGACCGGATCGCCGGGACGCAGCTTGGCTATGCGCATCACTTCGGCGTCAGCGAGACCGGGATCACCTTCAATTCTCACTTCGCCCACGCGAGCGCGCTCGCCGGGCACAACCCGGAAGTGCAGGTCCACGAGCTGCGTTTCCTGGTGTTCCAGCCTTTCGAAGGAGACTTCTGCGCGGTAGTAACCCTCATCCGCGAGGGCGCTCATCATTCTCCCGATGGCCTCTTGCATCTTCTTCGGCGACCACGCCTGGCCCAGCTGAAGCTTGGCGGCGGCCAGCACCTGCTTGCCGCTCGGTTCGGTGTGGGGAGCGCCCTCGATGGTGAGGGAGCCGATGAAGTAGCGAGGCGCGGTGACAAACACGAGGTCTACCAGGTTGTCGGAGACCGGCTCAGCTTCCACGCGGATGTCAGAAAAAAATCCGGAAGCATAGAGCGCCTGGACGCTGCGTCGAACCAAGGTGCGGTCCAGGGGCTGGCCCGAAGGTTGCACCACGCGTCCGAGAAGGCGCCCGGTCTGCTGCGTCATGGCGCCACGCAGCTCGACCTTGCGGACGGTCTTGCTGTAGAGCTCAGAGTCCGGGCTGATGGGCAGGGGCTGCTGCGCGACGAGGGGCAGCACGCACCCGGACCAGACCAGCAGAGCACCGATGTGTGCCGCCCACTTCCGTGTCAATAAGGCCTCGTGGCTCCGGTTGCGACAATCGGAGTGAATGAATCCCACTACTGCGATGAGCGCGCACAATCCTGGCGTTGTACCGCGGCAGCCGGGTGTCACAACGTCGATTCCGGACTGCCGCCACGCGCCCTCCTATAATAATGGTTGAAGGTCGAAGCATGCCCACCACACCGGAAAGTCGCTACTCGCGGCAGGAACTGTTCGCGGGAATAGGCGCCGAGGGCCAACAGAAGTTGCATTCCGCACGGGTCGCCATCGTGGGCTGCGGTGCGACAGGATCCGCCGTGGCCGCCCTGCTGGCTCGCGCCGGTGTGGGCTCTCTGCGCATCGTGGACCGCGACTACGTCGAGCCCAGCAACCTGCAACGGCAGTCACTGTTCGACGAGCAGGACGCTGCGGAGAGCGTGCCCAAGGCCATCGCCGCGGCACGCAAGATGGCGGCCTCCAACTCCGAGATCGTGGTTGAGCCGGAGGTGGCTGATCTCACCCCTGCGAACGCTGAGCGTTTGCTGGCCGGCGCGCACCTCATCCTCGACGGAACCGACAACTTCGAGACCCGCTACCTGATCAACGACTGGGCTGTGCGCGACGGCGTACCGTGGGTGTATGCCGCTGCGGTCGGCAGCTACGCTGTCACCATGAACATCCTGCCGACAGAGACGGCGTGCCTGGCCTGCATGTTTCCCGAGCCGCCCCGCGGGACGGTGGAAACGTGCGATACGTCCGGCATCATCAATCCGGCGGCGCAACTGGCGGCGTCTCTGGAAGCAGCCGAGGGATTGAAGATGCTGGTGGGAGCTCGGGATCGCTTACGGCGTACGTTGCTTTCCTGGGACGTGTGGACGAACCAGCGCTCGGAAATCGATGCCTCCCGTCGCCGCGCGGACTGCCGCACGTGCGGCGCACGCGACTTTGTGCACTTGGCGGGCCAGGGCCGGCCGCATATCACCCTATGCGGACGGAATTCTGTGCAGATTCATGAAGGTCAGCGGCCCCTCGATTTCGCCGAGATGACGCGCCGCCTGGAACCCCACGGGCGGGTGCGCCACAACCAGTTCGTCCTCAAGTTCTGGCGAGACGATTATGAAATGACCCTGTTCCCCGACGGGCGCGCCATCATCAAGGGCACCACGGACACGGCTACGGCGCGAAGCTTGTACGCCCGTTACGTTGGCTCCTAGGGTTCGGGCCGGGTTCCGGAACACGCTCCTGGGCATGAATCTGTTATCTTCTAGCCTTCGTTCCGCCGGGGTCTGGACGCTGCCGAGCGGACGAACGACCCCTCATGGCAACCGCGAGTTCCCCTGCCCGCCCTGAACCGCCGAAATGGTATCGCTGGATGGTGCTGCTGTTCATCAGCCTGGCGATGTTCGGCAACTACTACCTGTACGACACCATCGCTCCCATTGCGGACTTGCTGAAGGAGCAGTTGCACTTTACCGACGAGCAGATCGGGCTTCTGTATTCGAGCTACTCGTGGGGCGCGATCCTGTTCCTGCTGGTGGGCGGAGTCATTATCGACCGCTTCGGCACGCGCGTGGGCACCATGCTGTTCGGCATCATCTGCGCCATCGCCGGCTTTGTGACCATGGCCTCCAGCGACATCCGCGTCATGCTGGTCGGTCGGTTCTTGCTGGGCTTGAGCGCGGAACCGCTGATCGTGGCGATCACGGCCGCAATCGCAAAATGGTTCCGCGGTAAGGAACTCAGCTTTGCCCTGGGTATCAACCTGTTGATCGCACGCTTCGGACAGATCGCCGCCGACTGGTCCCCCACCTGGGCGCGGGCAGCCTACAGCGACTGGCAACAGCCGCTGGTCATCGGCGCCTTCCTCGGGCTGACCTGCGTGGTGGGCGCAGCCATCTACTGGATTCTCGAAAAGCGCGCCGAAAGCCAATACCACCTGGAGGAAGCCGGTTCCACCGACAAGCTGGTGTTCGCCGATCTGTTCCGGTTCAACCGCTCGTTCTGGTACATCACGGCGCTTTGCGTGGCCTTCTATTCGGTTATCTTCCCCTTCCGAAGTTTCGCCATCAAGTTCTTTATTGAGGCACACCAGGCGGAGCGCGATTTCGCCGGTCAGTTGAACAGCGTGCTGCCCTTCGCTGCCATGATCGCCACACCGTTGTTCGGACTGCTCGTGGACCGCATTGGGAAGCGAG of the Terriglobales bacterium genome contains:
- a CDS encoding POTRA domain-containing protein; the protein is MTRKWAAHIGALLVWSGCVLPLVAQQPLPISPDSELYSKTVRKVELRGAMTQQTGRLLGRVVQPSGQPLDRTLVRRSVQALYASGFFSDIRVEAEPVSDNLVDLVFVTAPRYFIGSLTIEGAPHTEPSGKQVLAAAKLQLGQAWSPKKMQEAIGRMMSALADEGYYRAEVSFERLEHQETQLVDLHFRVVPGERARVGEVRIEGDPGLADAEVMRIAKLRPGDPVTQKRVTRALERLRKVYQKQNRLEAEVALKERIRREADNTVDFVFEIRRGPEVEIKVQGAHPSSAEIRRLIPVYEENTVDDDLLNEGRRNLRDHMQTRGYFDATVGYSKQDDPAAGRRSIVYQVERGDRHKLVEIAIQGNHYFDDEIIRERMWMHEAAWLLSHGRFSQAILASDLEAIRTLYISNGFAGVQASSKVEQMEGGRLRVVLTIEEGPQTRVASLTVRGNQAVSEEQIRSMISIIEGQPFSEVNVVSDRELLRNFYFNRGFPEATLEIASQAEPTDATRVNVTLDIHEGPRFFFDRVIVSGLRYTRPETVNRQVQIHAGSPLSLSDMLDTQRRLYDLGLFNEVDIGVQNPEGDAHSKNVLIQVEEASRWTFDYGAGFEVQTGAAGAEPQGNLEASPRFSFDVTRINFRGRDHTLVFKSRVGRLQQRGLVSYIAPHWFD
- a CDS encoding ThiF family adenylyltransferase: MPTTPESRYSRQELFAGIGAEGQQKLHSARVAIVGCGATGSAVAALLARAGVGSLRIVDRDYVEPSNLQRQSLFDEQDAAESVPKAIAAARKMAASNSEIVVEPEVADLTPANAERLLAGAHLILDGTDNFETRYLINDWAVRDGVPWVYAAAVGSYAVTMNILPTETACLACMFPEPPRGTVETCDTSGIINPAAQLAASLEAAEGLKMLVGARDRLRRTLLSWDVWTNQRSEIDASRRRADCRTCGARDFVHLAGQGRPHITLCGRNSVQIHEGQRPLDFAEMTRRLEPHGRVRHNQFVLKFWRDDYEMTLFPDGRAIIKGTTDTATARSLYARYVGS
- a CDS encoding MFS transporter, coding for MATASSPARPEPPKWYRWMVLLFISLAMFGNYYLYDTIAPIADLLKEQLHFTDEQIGLLYSSYSWGAILFLLVGGVIIDRFGTRVGTMLFGIICAIAGFVTMASSDIRVMLVGRFLLGLSAEPLIVAITAAIAKWFRGKELSFALGINLLIARFGQIAADWSPTWARAAYSDWQQPLVIGAFLGLTCVVGAAIYWILEKRAESQYHLEEAGSTDKLVFADLFRFNRSFWYITALCVAFYSVIFPFRSFAIKFFIEAHQAERDFAGQLNSVLPFAAMIATPLFGLLVDRIGKRGTLMALGTLILVPVFPILAYTQISLYVPVSMLGIAFSLIPAIMWPSVAYIVEQNRLGSAYALMFVLQQAGVAALDWSVGRANDYAGASASNPDGYLPMMWMFTTLGAVALGFAILLWRNETGPQAHGLETIRA